In a genomic window of Aeromicrobium panaciterrae:
- a CDS encoding hemolysin family protein: MLLPIVVSAVLAVVAGLLVSVDAALSAFSKARAEELEDEGRAGAARLAEILEDPAPYLNSVLLLRVLAETSSIVLVALVVADELDGLWTRFAVAVGIMVVVSFVLIGVGPRTLGRQHAESIALRSTVPVVVLTRLLGPLPKLLILLGNAVTPGKGFSDGPFASEAEVRELVDLAAASSVIESEEGKMIQSVFELGDTIVREVMVPRTDLVFVEQNKTLRQAMSLALRSGFSRMPVIDENLDDIVGMAYLKDITKRVFDNHEAETTERIESLARPVLYIPDTKPIDDLLKEMQAQRTHVAIVVDEFGGTSGMVTIEDIVEEIVGEITDEYDSEPEENEKLADGSWRLSSRFEVDDLEDLFDIPIEDEDVDSVGGLMAKHLGKVPIRGSVVEVEGLRFEAEGPTGRRNRIGHVLVSRLTEGSDDGAQS; this comes from the coding sequence ATGCTCCTACCGATAGTTGTCTCAGCGGTCCTGGCCGTCGTGGCCGGATTACTGGTCAGCGTCGACGCCGCACTCTCGGCGTTCTCCAAGGCCCGCGCCGAGGAGCTCGAGGACGAGGGACGCGCCGGCGCGGCTCGGCTCGCCGAGATCCTCGAAGACCCTGCGCCGTACCTCAACTCCGTATTGCTGCTGCGGGTGCTCGCCGAGACATCGAGCATTGTGCTCGTCGCGCTCGTGGTCGCCGACGAGCTCGATGGTCTCTGGACCCGGTTCGCCGTAGCCGTAGGCATCATGGTCGTCGTCAGCTTCGTGCTGATCGGGGTCGGCCCTCGTACGCTCGGCCGCCAGCACGCCGAATCGATCGCCCTCAGGTCGACGGTCCCGGTCGTGGTGCTGACCCGACTACTGGGCCCGCTGCCCAAGCTGCTGATCCTGCTCGGCAACGCCGTGACGCCCGGCAAGGGTTTCAGCGATGGGCCGTTCGCTTCAGAGGCTGAGGTTCGAGAACTCGTCGACCTCGCCGCTGCGAGCTCGGTCATCGAGTCCGAAGAGGGCAAAATGATCCAGTCGGTGTTCGAGCTCGGCGACACGATCGTTCGCGAAGTCATGGTGCCGCGTACGGATCTCGTCTTCGTGGAGCAGAACAAGACGCTTCGTCAGGCGATGTCGCTGGCGCTCCGCAGCGGATTCAGTCGTATGCCGGTGATTGACGAGAACCTCGACGACATCGTTGGAATGGCCTACCTCAAGGACATCACCAAGCGGGTGTTCGACAACCACGAGGCAGAGACAACCGAGCGCATCGAGTCGCTCGCCCGACCGGTCCTCTACATCCCGGACACCAAGCCGATCGATGACCTCCTCAAGGAGATGCAGGCGCAGCGCACCCACGTCGCGATCGTGGTCGACGAGTTTGGTGGAACGTCGGGCATGGTCACGATCGAGGACATCGTCGAAGAGATCGTCGGCGAGATCACCGACGAGTACGACTCTGAGCCCGAGGAAAACGAAAAGCTCGCCGACGGCTCCTGGCGTCTCAGCTCTCGCTTCGAGGTCGACGACCTTGAAGACCTGTTCGACATACCGATCGAGGACGAAGACGTCGACTCCGTGGGCGGTCTCATGGCCAAGCACCTCGGGAAGGTGCCGATCCGAGGCAGCGTTGTCGAGGTCGAGGGCTTACGGTTTGAGGCCGAAGGTCCCACAGGTCGACGCAATCGCATCGGCCACGTGCTGGTCAGCCGGCTAACGGAAGGAAGTGACGATGGAGCTCAGTCCTGA
- a CDS encoding cytidine deaminase, giving the protein MELSPEDAKLITLARASRARTSAQHGAAVRDQDGRTYTAATVVLPSLRFDALDLAVAMAVSSGAKGIEAAALVADRHPEPIVDGTAVRDVSGHGINVYIADLEGNVIRVGVT; this is encoded by the coding sequence ATGGAGCTCAGTCCTGAAGACGCCAAGCTGATCACGCTGGCACGCGCCTCGCGCGCCCGTACGAGCGCACAACATGGTGCAGCCGTACGCGATCAGGACGGCCGTACCTACACGGCAGCCACCGTCGTGCTCCCGTCGCTGCGCTTCGACGCACTCGATCTCGCTGTCGCGATGGCTGTCTCCTCGGGAGCCAAGGGCATTGAGGCGGCGGCGCTTGTCGCCGACCGCCACCCTGAGCCGATCGTCGATGGCACCGCCGTGCGTGATGTGTCGGGCCACGGCATCAATGTCTACATCGCAGATCTCGAAGGCAATGTCATTCGAGTAGGCGTCACGTGA
- the era gene encoding GTPase Era, with the protein MSTFRSGFACFVGRPNAGKSTLTNALVGGKIAITSSKPQTTRHAIRGLVHREDGQLVLIDTPGLHKPHTLLGQRLNALVRTTWSEVDTIGMCLPANESVGEGDKFLIRELAQISRKPVFAIATKTDLVKGDKLRDHLLSIQRAGADAGLQWKEIIPVSAVSGEQVELLAELLVATLPEGPALYPEGQLTDEPEETLIAEIIREAALEGVRDELPHSIAVVVDEMVPRADRPKDKPMIDVRVNVYVERDSQKGIIIGKQGARLKEIGSNSRAQIEAILGTPVYLDLHVKVAKEWQRDPKQLRKLGF; encoded by the coding sequence GTGAGCACCTTCCGCTCCGGATTCGCCTGCTTCGTCGGCCGTCCCAACGCAGGCAAGTCGACGCTGACCAATGCGCTGGTCGGCGGCAAGATCGCGATCACGTCCTCGAAGCCGCAGACAACGCGTCACGCGATCCGTGGGCTGGTTCACCGCGAGGACGGTCAGCTGGTGCTGATCGACACACCTGGCCTGCACAAGCCGCACACGCTGCTTGGTCAGCGCCTCAACGCTCTCGTACGTACGACGTGGTCTGAGGTCGACACGATCGGTATGTGCCTGCCCGCCAACGAGTCGGTCGGTGAGGGTGACAAGTTCCTGATCCGCGAGCTGGCTCAGATCAGCCGCAAGCCGGTGTTCGCCATCGCCACCAAGACTGACCTCGTCAAGGGTGACAAGCTGCGCGACCATCTGCTGTCGATCCAGCGGGCTGGCGCCGACGCCGGGTTGCAGTGGAAAGAGATCATCCCGGTCTCGGCAGTCTCCGGTGAGCAGGTCGAACTGTTGGCCGAGCTGCTCGTGGCGACGCTGCCCGAGGGCCCGGCGCTCTATCCCGAGGGTCAGCTGACGGACGAGCCCGAAGAAACGTTGATCGCCGAGATCATCCGCGAGGCCGCGCTCGAGGGCGTACGCGATGAGCTCCCGCACTCGATCGCCGTCGTCGTCGACGAAATGGTGCCCCGGGCCGATCGTCCCAAGGACAAGCCGATGATCGACGTACGCGTCAACGTCTACGTCGAGCGCGACAGCCAGAAGGGCATCATCATCGGCAAGCAGGGAGCGCGGCTGAAGGAGATCGGCTCGAACTCCCGCGCCCAGATCGAGGCAATTCTCGGCACGCCGGTCTATCTCGACCTCCACGTCAAGGTCGCCAAGGAGTGGCAGCGGGACCCCAAGCAGCTGCGCAAGCTCGGGTTCTAG